The window TACCACCAAGGGTCGGGAGAAGGTTCACATCTGGGGACTCAACGGCACCCAGGAAATCCTCGTCGATTCCACCGCCGCCGCCGAACAGATCCGGCTGACCGACAAGGCCGGTCAGGTGGTGCGCATGAACGCCGCGCCCGGCCAGGAGAGCATCAGCGCCACCGACAAGTCCGGCAGCCTCGTGTTCATGGATGGGGTGGCCGGAAACATCATCATTCGCTCGACGAACACCGTCTTGATCAACACCTGAAGGAAGCATCGCATGGGAGAAAGAACAACAACGCCCTCCGGACTTTCGGCCAGCGAGGAATTGCTGGCCCGGACCTTCGATCATTGGCGGGAGGAATTCCGCAGCATCCTCGAAAGTCACCGCCGGGAAATCCAGGACCGCCTCGAGAAGATCGAGCGTGAAATCGAGAAGAAATCGGACAAGGAAAACGTCGAGGTGCTGGTCCGCTCGATCTATTCCGATCTGCACCGGCACGCCGAGGAGATCGACCGGCTGCATGCCCGGGTCGGCTCTAAGATGGGGACCGAGACCATGTGGAAGATCGTCGGCCTGGTGCTGACCATCGGCAGCACCATCGGCGGACTCGTCGGCTTTCTGATCCATCTGCTGCTGAAGGTGAACCCATGAGCTCCCAGGCGCGGCTCGGCGACATCAGCAGTCACGGCGGCGTCATCATCACCGGGGCGAGCCGGACGCTGGACAACGGCATGCCAGTGGCCCGCATGGGTGATCTGCACGTCTGTCCCATCCCTGGGCATGGCGTGACGCCCATTGTGACCGGCAGCTTCGACACCATCACCGAAGGATTGCCCAACGCCCGCATCGGCGACATCACCGCCTGCGGAGCCATCATAGTCACCGGCAGTCCCGACACCATCGACAACTGAGGGGGCCGCTATGAACAATCTCGAACAGCCGCAGGAACCGCACTACTGGGATGTCTTCCCGAAACTGATCCGGGTCTCGCGATCCCCATTCGTCCAGCGCATTCCGCTCTCGATCCGTGGTCTACCCGAAGCGCCGGTGTTCGAATCGTCCAATCCCGACGTGGCCAGTGTCGATGAGGACGGCAATGTCGAGTGCGGCTTCGTTCCCGGGGCGGCCATGATCCTGGTCTGGGATTCGCCCGAGCGGCTCAGCCTGCGTCACGTCCAGGTCGAGGTCTATGGCGGTGGCGTCTCCGCACCGGTGGAGGTTCCTTCATGACGGATACCGCGCCAGACTATAGCCACTGGGAGGTTCAGCCTCGCTCCATCCGCCTCTCCGCTGGCGAGTTCGAGCAACGGGTTCCGCTCTCCCTGCGCGGCGACGTGGACGCCCCGGTCTTTGCCTCCAGCAATCCGGAGGTCGCGGAGATCGGGCCGGACGGTGTCATTCGCTGCGGCTGGACCATCGGCAACGCCGTGCTCATGGTCTGGCGATCCTCGTTCCGGGACAGCCTCCGCCATGTTCTGGTGGAGGTCCGCGATCCGTCCTGGTTCGCCGACCACCCGGACTTTGCCAGCGGAGCATCGGTCTTCCTCAGCGGCATGGTGGTCAACGCCCTCAACACCAGCGGCGTCGGCAACGCGCTGATCGAATTCCGCCGCTCGGAAACCGGCCCGGCGGCGTTCCAGACCTTCGCCAACGCCTATGGCGGGTTCGAGCTGACCGTGCCCGAGGGGTTCTATTACGTGGAGGTCACCGCGCCGGGATACATCGCCTGGCATGGCTGGGTGAACGCCGACACCAACACCTCCGGCGACATCCAGATCGTTCTCTCGCCCGAACTCGACGGCCAGGTCGCCCGCATCGTGTTGCAGTGGGGGCTCAACCCCCGGGATCTCGATTCCCATCTCACCGGACCGACGCCATCGGGCGGTCGCTTCCATGTGTTCTATTCCCACACCATCGAAAACGAGGCGGCGGAATTGGACGTGGACGACACCAGCTCCTACGGGCCGGAGACCATCACCATCCATCGGCTCATCCCCGGCGTCTACCGCTACGCGGTCCACGACTACACCAACCGCAACACCAATCCGAGCACCGGCCTGGCGCAGTCCGGAGCCACGGTGAAAGTGTTCCTGAGCGATGGCCGTGAGCAGACCTTCACCGTTCCCAACGCCCCGGGTACGGTCTGGACCGTGTTCGAAATCGACGGCGCGACTGGAACAGTGACGCCGGTCAACGCCATGAGCTATCAATCCCAACCCGCCAACGTCGGCATGTAATGGAGGTTGTCCATGATTTCCGAAGAACCCGCCGACTTGCAGGCCACCATCGAACAAACCGATTCCGGCCAACAACAGTATGTGCTGCGGGCGCTCTGCGATCACCTGTCCGGCATCCGTGAAGAACTTTCCGGCATCCGCACGCTGCTGGAGGCCAGTCACGCCGCCTCGGAGGCGATGCGTGGCCAGGCCCAGGCCTATCTTGAGGCCCAGCAGGCCAGGACCCAGGAGTACCTGGAGCAGGTACAGATCGAGCCGGAGCCCGATTTTTATCCCTTTGTCGAACTGCCAGCGGGCACCGAACCCCGGGATCTGCCGGATGGCAACCGGCTCTTCACCTTGCCCGACGGCATGATCCTGCGGACCACGGACGACCAGCGAATTTGCGTTATCGACGGCGGGGAACAGCAGGTCATCACCCCCGGACCCGGCACGGCCATAGAGGTCGCCCCGGGACGCCTTTACACCCTGGTCGAGTCCTATCTGAGCGCGACCCAGGAGGCAGCCGGTATCAGCGGACTGCCCGCCGGGATCGAGCCGACCGCCATGGGCGCGGAACGCTTCGCGGTGGATCTACCCGAGGGCATCCGTCTCGACGTCAATCACCGGGAGCGGTTCATCACCCTCATCAATCCGGCCGGACCTATCGACATCATCGGCATCGGCCGCATCGAGGGCATCGGCGAAACCATCGCTGTCCGTCTGCTCTCCGGCGGAGCCAAAGGATTCCAGTGCGGCCAGTCCGACCACGGCGGGCTGATCGAGGCGGACGGAACCATCCATCTGGGACTCAAGAGCGGTCTAGATCTGGTGGTCCGGTTCCAGGGAGAAGCCATCGACGACGGCGCACCGGAAAATGGCTGCTCGGGACAGTGCGGCCTCGACTGCGAGGAGCGTACCTGATGAGCTACGACTTTCTCGGCAAGGGGCTGCGTTACCCGTTCCGGTTTCAGTCGGTATCCGGCGGCACCCAGGTCTCGACCGCCACCTCGCGGGAGCACGAGCATATCCGCGAAAGCATCCTGCAGATCCTCGGCACCCGGATCGGCGAACGGTTCATGAATCCGGAGTTCGGCTCCCGGCTGAAGGATCTGGTGTTCGAACAGAACGACGAGGTGCTCAAGGGCCTGCTGCGCCATTACGTGATCGACGCCATCAAGCGCTGGGAAAAGCGGGTGATCATCACGGAGGTGCGCTTCGACGACCGGCCGCTGAACATCGACGGCAACCTGCTGCTGGTACATATCGCCTACCGGGTGATCCAGAGCCAGGTGGACGGCAACCTGGTCTATCCCTTCTACAGAGAAGACCCGAACAATCCCGCGCCCAGCTATCCCCAGCCGGAACCACCGCCGGAACCCGAGCCGGAACCACCGCCGGTGCGCAGCGTGCACCTGTCGCCGGACGTGCGCTCACTGTTCAATCTGCTCTGGTTCGACGCGGCCGAAATGAGTCCAGATCCGGACGATTCCTTCATCTGGCCAGCCGGAGAATACGAGATCGCCTACATCGAGGGAGCCTTTCAGGACCGCAACGGCAAATGGATCGTCAGCGATCCGGGTGACAATCACGGCCATTACCTGGTCTTCGAGGGAGCGCCTGAAACGGAAGCGCCCCAGGCCGAGCATGCCCTCTATCTGGCTGCGAGCGGTCTGGGCTTCAACACCCAGAGCCAGGCGGAAGACAACGCCGCTGGCACCGTTCACCGGATCACCACGTCGGAGTCTGGTCGCATCGGCCTGTTCTATTTCGAGGGCAAGAAGGAATCCCACTACCTCAACAACACCTCCGGACAGCCCAATCCCGTCTGGCAACTGCGCGGCCCGCTCTGAGGCATCCCGCCTCCGACACATCCAGGCCCCTTCCGGTAAGTAACCGGCGTGGCGAGAGCATCAGGCGCTCTCGCATAACCGCCGAAAACCGGAGAGACCATGGGCCGCGCAAGCATCGGATACATCAACAAGGATTACGAATCGATCCGCCAGGAGCTGTTGGCGAAGATCCCGCAACTCACCGACCGCTGGACCGATTTCAACCACTCCGATCTCGGCGTCGTCCTGCTCGATCTGTTCTGCGGCGTGGGCGACATGCTGGCCTACTACCTGGACGCCCAGGCGGCGGAGGCCTTTCTGCCCACGGCCCGCCAGCGCCAGAACGTCATCAACCTCTGCAAACTCATCGGCTACCGGCTGGATTCGCCGGTGGCCTCCACCACCACGCTGCGTTTCCGGCTCTCCGCCCCGCTCGGCAAGGATCTGACCATTCCGGCGGGGACGGCCTGCCGCGCCTTGCTGAGTGACGGCGAGGCGGATTTCGAGACGGTCGAGGACGGCTTGATCCCGCGAGGCGTACTCTCGGTAGACATCCCGGGTCGGCAAGGCGTGCGCCGCACCGAGACCTTCACTTCGACGGGGCTGCCATTCCAGCGCATCCGCCTGACCGGCGACGTCATCGCCCAGGGCACCATCACCGTTACGGTGGGGGACGACGCCTGGAGCGAGGTCGATCACTTCCAGGACAGCCTGGCCGACAGCCGCCATTTAATGGCCGACCTGGACGCCCTCGACATCTCCACCCTGATTTTCGGCGACGGGCAAAGCGGCGCTGTACCCGCTCAGGGAAGCGCCATCGCCGTCAGCTATCTGCAGACCATCGGGGACCAGGGCAATCTCGGTCCGAACCGGATCACTCAACTGCTGAGCCCGATCTACCTTGACGGAGGCCAGGTCTCTCTGACCGTCACCAACCCGGTGCCCGCCACCGGTGGCGCTTCGCGGGAAGCACTCGAACACGCCCGCCGACAGGCACCGGCGGAGCTGCGCAGTCTCTGGAAGGCCGTCACCCTGGAGGATTACCAGGCCCTCGCCGAGGGCTACCCCGGCGTCGCCAAGGCCAAGGTGCTCGACACCAATGCCTGCCAGAACATCCGCTATTACAACGTTCAACTGGCCATCGCCCCCAACGGCGGCGGAATGCCCTCGGCGCTGCTCAAACGGGACCTCGCCGAGTTTCTCGAACGCCGCAAGGTCATCACGGTCGAGATCAACCTGTTCGACCCGATCTACCGGCCCGTTTCCATCGACGCTGAGGTCTACATCTGGCCCGGTGAACCGCTGGAAAACGTACGCAGCCGCATCGAAGCCGCGCTCACCGATTTCTTTTCTTTCGACCGGGTCTCCTTCGGGCAGACCATTCACTTCTCCGACCTGGTGGCCCTGATCGACGGCGTGCGCGGCGTCAGCCACATGCATCTCTACGCGCCCCAGCAGGACATCGAGCTGCGCCACGGCGAAATTCCGGTTCTCGGCAGAGTCAACCTCGATCTGCGGAGGGCCGGTTGATGTCGGATTGGTTCAAGGACAATCTGCTCGGCCTGCTGCCGCCGCTTTACGAGCACAACGACGGGGCCGTTGACCTGCGCACATTTCTGAGCCTTCCAGCCGGAACGCTGGACGAACTCAAGCAGGCCATCGACGACTTCCCGACCATCTTCGATGTGGATCATTGCGACGAGCGCTTTCTGCCGCTGCTGGCAAGGCTCGTCGGCCTCGAAGTGGACGGCACCTGTTCGCCAGACTGCCAGCGCCGCCGCGTGCGGGAGGCGGTCGAAATCTATCGCCGCAAGGGCACCATTCCTGCCATCGAACGCGACTTCGACGCGCTCGGTTGGCAGGGGGAACTCCAGGAAACCTTCCGCTCGGCGCTGCGTCTCAATGCCCGCTCCCGACTTAGCAGCGCCAAACTACCCGGGCTGGTGTTCAGCCTCGGCGTGTTTCGCGTGCTGTGTCTCAACCAGACGGAGGGGCTGCGCGACGCTCTGGTATTTCACCACCCGGCGGGCACGCGCTGTTTCTGGTTCCAGTTCCTCCTGGAATGGATCGAAGGCGGCGCAATGCTCGACTTCGGGCACGCCAACGCCGTGCGCCGGATCGTGCTGGCGTTTCTCGACGAGACCTTCGTCCTTGGCCGCTCCTCGCTCGGTTCCTGCCGTCACCTGACCAACAAGCAGAGGGCCTGGGAGCTGCTGCAGCTCACCAGTACCACGGAAATGGTCCCGGAAATCGACCGGGCCACCGTAAAAGTCTCCCGTTTTCACGGCCGCCAGAACCGGATGCGCCTGAACCACAAGGCCCTCAACGACTGGCGGCTTCCGTACACCCGCGTCGGCGAGGACCGGGTTTCCTTCTGCACGCCCATCTACACCGGCCGCGACTTCGAAGGGGATGTACTGGAAAGCGGCTTCGGGCTGGGCGAGAACCATCTCAACCGCAAGCCGCTGACCCATGGCGAGACCGCGCTGCGCTACTGCTTTCGGCAGAAGGACTTCTTTTTCGACACGCAGGCGGAACCGGTTGAACGAGCGGAAGCCAAGTACGACCTGCGCCTGCCGCTGGAATCCCGGCACCGCCTCTGCTTCCAGCTTGGCCGCTCCAGGCTCAACGCCGGTCTCGACCTCACCGCCAACCAGGGCGGCATCAGCAACCTGCTGCTCGCCTCCACCGCTGGCTGCGACGCGGACGTCACCCTGGCCGTCGACCGGATCGACCGATGGCGGCGGAGAGGGCCTATGTTCCGGCTCAACGCGAACACCCTGAACACCCGGTATCTGAGCAATGCGAATCTGACCGGCGAACGGGCCTCGCTTGAAGTCTACGTGGACACAGGTTCTCTCCAGCGCCATCGGGTCGAGACCATGAAGCTGGGCGCGAGCCCGCTCAACACCACCGGCCTGCGCCTCTCCGTGGATCGGACCCGCCCCATGCGCGTCAGCCGCATGCGCCTCAACCAGGCCGGATTCCGCTGGTCGCGGCCGTCTTACCGTTGGCTGTTCCGTCAGCAGGACCTGCACGCGCCGACGCAGGCCGGGTTCGAGGCCGCCACCAATAATTATCGCGCCACCCAGTGGCCCACCTGAAGGAGAACCCATGGCGATACATCTCTATCTTGACGAAGCGCTGACTCAGCAGATTTCCGAGGGGGATTTCAGCCGCCCCGAGGCCGAGAGCTACAACGGCACCGACGGCGACATCAAGGATCGGCAGCTCTACGTCGCCAACGAGCAGACGAGCCTCGCCTCGGCCATAGACGCGTCGCAGACCTCCATCGCCCTGGCCGAACCGCGCTTTGCCGACGGCGAACTCATCATCATCGACGGCGAGCAGATGCTCATCGAAAGCGGCGGCGGCACCGCCAATCTCACCGTGCAGCGGGGCGTGGCCAACACCGCTCCGGCCGCGCACGACGCCGGAACGACCGTCTATTCCGGCTACGACTACACCGGGCTGGTGCTCGATCCCATTGATGAGACCAGCACCGACGAATCGGTCTGGTACCGCCTGGCCCTGACCCAGGCCGGACTCGACACCGCCACCCAGGGCGCACCGCTCAATCTCGGAGACAAGGCCTTCCAGCAGACGCTGTCTTTCTGGCGGCGTTGCACCGTGCTCCCGGGCACTCCAGTGCAAAACAAACTCGACATCAAGCTGCGCCTGACCGGCACGGAAAACCCGATTCTCTGAGGCGCATAGATGGCTGGCATCACGATTGATATCGATATTTCCGCGAGGGTGACCCGGCCTTGGGCAAGTGACCTGGACACACGTCCGGTGCTCCTGGGCTCACTTCTTGTGGATACAGATACCGCCAACCGGGTTGTTCGCGCTTTTGAAGCTGACATGGATGCGGCGTGTCGTATCCACCAGTCCTTCGAAGTGCTGGCGCAGACTCAGGCTGTCGTCCTCGCCAAAGTCGCCAGGCTGCTCGCGACCGGCCAAGTCATCCACAACCGCCTGAACCGGAGCGCCGACCGGTGGCTCGTCATCCATGGCCGTCTGGGCGTCGATGCCGACGCGGCGGTGCGGGTGACGCGCCCCTGGCTGCGGAGTATCGACACCAGCGTTCGAACATCCGGCGCACACATCAGCCGATCCGACACCGTCCAGCGCATCGCGATCCCGGCCGGGCTGCTTGCCGACACGCGCCAGATCCTGTTCGCGGTGCTCATCGATCAAGACCACGAAATTCAGACCTAAAGGAGAACAGCAATGGCACTGGGACTCATCGTCAAAACCGGCCGGATACTGACGGCCAAACTCCTCCTCGGCCAGGCCGTGGACGGCATCACCCACTGCGCCATCGGCGACGGGGATGCCAGCTTCACCGACCCGCAGAATCCGCCCGCGCCGGACATCGGCCAGACCGGGCTCAGAAACGAACGCGCCCGCAAGCGCAACTACAAGCGGACCTTCCTCAAGGAGGACGCCGAAGGGGCGCTGCTAGTCAACGGCGTGCGCTATCTCGAAACCGGCGAGGAGACCAACACCATCGGCGTCTTCTTTCGCTTCGACGAGGCCGAGGCCAACGGCATCACCATCCGCGAATACGGCGTCTTCGGCGGCGACGTGCAGTACACGGCCAGCGTCACCGGGGATCTCGCCATGAGCGGCGTGTTCCATCAGGACACCAACCCGACCGGCGAGGTGCTGCACCCGGGCTACCTGTACGAGGTGAAGAACATTCCCGACTTCAACAAGATTTCCGACACCCGCGTGGAGCTGGTCGGGATCATCAAGATCTAACTGGAGGATTCAAACATGAGCATCTCACGCGAGACATTCGACCCGACCAAGAATTACAAGCGCATCCGTTACCATCAGGATCGCGACCTGCTGGATTCCGAACTCAACGAACAACAGGACATCATCAACCTGGAGCGGCGCAAGATCGCCGACATCCTGTTCAAGGAAGGCTCCATCATCATGGGCCTGGAGGTCAGCGCGGCCGCCAACGTCCTGACCCTGGCCCCGGGCGTGGTCTACATCGACGGCCATCTGGAACAGGTGAGCGGCGCGACCCTGACCTATGACCCGGCCACCACCAGCGGGGCCGATTACGTTTACGTGGAGCTGCTGAAGTACAACTACGGCTACACCCAGGACCCGGCCCTGATCAATCCGGCCACCGGCGAGCCCACCGCCGAGCGGGAAAAATGGGTTCTCTCCCTCAAGGCGACGGACACCAGCGGCCAGACGCTGCCCAACAACGTGGCCGAGCGCCGGGTGATCCCGATCTACAAGTTCGACCGCGAGAGCGGCGACGTCACGCCCACGGTGCAGGAGAAGTCCAACCTCTACCTGCGGGATCTGCTGGGCACGCTGCCGGGCAGCCGGATCACCGTCTCCTCGATCACCGAGGACCAGCTCTCCTTCGCCGCCGCCGAGGGTCTCAACTCACTGATTCAGAACCTGGCCGAGCGCACCTTCGACCAAGCCGGAAGCTATCTGGTGCGGGGCTTCGACACCTTCATCGGCGGCGTCGACGACGACAGCGTGGAGGCGATCACCAACGCCGGACGCGCCTACATCCAGGGCTTCCGGCATCAGCGCGATCTGCCCACCTCGACCCTGGTGCCCAAATCCATCGCCACCAAGTCGGTGCGCGGCGAGCAGAAGACCTTCGATATCAACAAGCGCCGCTATCCGGTCAACTCCACGCCGCTCAAGGAGACGACCCAGGTGGAGGCCATCGTCGAGATCACCCGCAACGTCACTCGCGGCTCGGTGGGCGGCGGCGAAGACCTGCTCGACCCCAATCCCGTCGTGGACATCCTCGAGGTCAGCCAGGGAGCGACCATTTTCCAGGAGGGCGTGGACTGGCAGCAGTCGGGCAACCATGTCGACTGGCTCGGCTCCGGCAACGAACCGGCCATCGGCACCACCTACACGGTGCGCTGGACCTACACCAAGCAGATGGTCAAGGGCACCGACTATGTGGACAGCGGTTGGTTCGGGCAGGCCAACCATCCGGCGGCCGGAAACTATTTCTATCTGGTCACCGCCTACAACGCCACCGGCGAGACGGCCTTCAACGCCGCTGCGGTCGTTGCCCGGGCCACCACCGCCGGTGAGATGAACAAGCTCTCCTGGCTGCCGGTCAGCGGCGCGAC is drawn from Desulfomicrobium macestii and contains these coding sequences:
- a CDS encoding PAAR domain-containing protein, with amino-acid sequence MSSQARLGDISSHGGVIITGASRTLDNGMPVARMGDLHVCPIPGHGVTPIVTGSFDTITEGLPNARIGDITACGAIIVTGSPDTIDN
- a CDS encoding YfaP family protein, which codes for MTDTAPDYSHWEVQPRSIRLSAGEFEQRVPLSLRGDVDAPVFASSNPEVAEIGPDGVIRCGWTIGNAVLMVWRSSFRDSLRHVLVEVRDPSWFADHPDFASGASVFLSGMVVNALNTSGVGNALIEFRRSETGPAAFQTFANAYGGFELTVPEGFYYVEVTAPGYIAWHGWVNADTNTSGDIQIVLSPELDGQVARIVLQWGLNPRDLDSHLTGPTPSGGRFHVFYSHTIENEAAELDVDDTSSYGPETITIHRLIPGVYRYAVHDYTNRNTNPSTGLAQSGATVKVFLSDGREQTFTVPNAPGTVWTVFEIDGATGTVTPVNAMSYQSQPANVGM
- a CDS encoding GPW/gp25 family protein, giving the protein MSYDFLGKGLRYPFRFQSVSGGTQVSTATSREHEHIRESILQILGTRIGERFMNPEFGSRLKDLVFEQNDEVLKGLLRHYVIDAIKRWEKRVIITEVRFDDRPLNIDGNLLLVHIAYRVIQSQVDGNLVYPFYREDPNNPAPSYPQPEPPPEPEPEPPPVRSVHLSPDVRSLFNLLWFDAAEMSPDPDDSFIWPAGEYEIAYIEGAFQDRNGKWIVSDPGDNHGHYLVFEGAPETEAPQAEHALYLAASGLGFNTQSQAEDNAAGTVHRITTSESGRIGLFYFEGKKESHYLNNTSGQPNPVWQLRGPL
- a CDS encoding baseplate J/gp47 family protein → MGRASIGYINKDYESIRQELLAKIPQLTDRWTDFNHSDLGVVLLDLFCGVGDMLAYYLDAQAAEAFLPTARQRQNVINLCKLIGYRLDSPVASTTTLRFRLSAPLGKDLTIPAGTACRALLSDGEADFETVEDGLIPRGVLSVDIPGRQGVRRTETFTSTGLPFQRIRLTGDVIAQGTITVTVGDDAWSEVDHFQDSLADSRHLMADLDALDISTLIFGDGQSGAVPAQGSAIAVSYLQTIGDQGNLGPNRITQLLSPIYLDGGQVSLTVTNPVPATGGASREALEHARRQAPAELRSLWKAVTLEDYQALAEGYPGVAKAKVLDTNACQNIRYYNVQLAIAPNGGGMPSALLKRDLAEFLERRKVITVEINLFDPIYRPVSIDAEVYIWPGEPLENVRSRIEAALTDFFSFDRVSFGQTIHFSDLVALIDGVRGVSHMHLYAPQQDIELRHGEIPVLGRVNLDLRRAG
- a CDS encoding phage tail protein; translation: MSDWFKDNLLGLLPPLYEHNDGAVDLRTFLSLPAGTLDELKQAIDDFPTIFDVDHCDERFLPLLARLVGLEVDGTCSPDCQRRRVREAVEIYRRKGTIPAIERDFDALGWQGELQETFRSALRLNARSRLSSAKLPGLVFSLGVFRVLCLNQTEGLRDALVFHHPAGTRCFWFQFLLEWIEGGAMLDFGHANAVRRIVLAFLDETFVLGRSSLGSCRHLTNKQRAWELLQLTSTTEMVPEIDRATVKVSRFHGRQNRMRLNHKALNDWRLPYTRVGEDRVSFCTPIYTGRDFEGDVLESGFGLGENHLNRKPLTHGETALRYCFRQKDFFFDTQAEPVERAEAKYDLRLPLESRHRLCFQLGRSRLNAGLDLTANQGGISNLLLASTAGCDADVTLAVDRIDRWRRRGPMFRLNANTLNTRYLSNANLTGERASLEVYVDTGSLQRHRVETMKLGASPLNTTGLRLSVDRTRPMRVSRMRLNQAGFRWSRPSYRWLFRQQDLHAPTQAGFEAATNNYRATQWPT